The following are encoded in a window of Variovorax paradoxus genomic DNA:
- a CDS encoding terpene synthase family protein produces MKLPYFECPIPSAIHPEAAHADAQSVAWMRRFALCIDDTERERMARSGCGELAARIVPDATAQTLQILSDFFIWNVSFDDEYCDEGPLSRQPGRLAGTLAMIHRAIETPEDGAQFKDRYAAAMCDIRRRLQTHASADQMAQWLAAMKGWFFAETWKAGNVATGHVPSLDDYALLRLYSGGGLAFPTLAAIAQGYAVPVDMLEDRRVKALTEMALTLATWSADIVSYEKEVAREQGAHNLVSVIQHEDQCTPALAAARAVAMYMEIMQLFLSLRTELLTHPSPALQRHLQCLGHIVRATFDWCHGSERYVQEAAPAEAPSETPAAAHAASPRTARTISSIAWWWVHDPAPRDVRRGVEPAVRAPATAGALP; encoded by the coding sequence ATGAAGCTGCCCTACTTCGAGTGCCCCATTCCCAGTGCCATCCATCCGGAGGCCGCGCACGCCGATGCGCAGTCGGTCGCCTGGATGCGCCGCTTCGCCCTGTGCATCGACGACACCGAACGCGAGCGGATGGCGCGCTCGGGCTGCGGCGAACTCGCGGCGCGCATCGTGCCCGACGCGACGGCGCAGACCCTGCAGATCCTGTCCGACTTCTTCATCTGGAACGTCTCGTTCGACGACGAGTACTGCGACGAGGGTCCGCTCAGCCGTCAACCCGGCCGGCTGGCAGGCACGCTGGCAATGATCCACCGCGCGATCGAGACGCCGGAAGACGGCGCGCAGTTCAAGGACCGCTACGCCGCGGCCATGTGCGACATCCGGCGCCGCCTGCAGACGCACGCCAGCGCCGACCAGATGGCCCAGTGGCTGGCAGCGATGAAAGGGTGGTTCTTTGCCGAAACGTGGAAGGCGGGCAACGTGGCGACGGGGCATGTACCCTCGCTGGACGACTATGCACTCTTGCGCCTGTACAGCGGAGGCGGCCTGGCCTTTCCCACGCTGGCCGCGATCGCGCAGGGCTATGCCGTCCCTGTCGACATGCTGGAGGACCGCCGCGTCAAGGCGCTCACCGAGATGGCGCTCACACTGGCCACGTGGAGCGCTGACATCGTGTCGTACGAGAAGGAAGTCGCCCGTGAGCAGGGTGCGCACAACCTGGTCAGCGTGATCCAGCACGAAGACCAATGCACGCCGGCCTTGGCCGCCGCTCGGGCCGTCGCGATGTACATGGAAATCATGCAGCTCTTCCTGAGCCTGCGCACGGAACTGCTCACCCACCCATCGCCCGCGCTCCAGCGCCACCTGCAGTGCCTGGGCCATATCGTCAGGGCCACCTTCGATTGGTGTCACGGGTCCGAACGCTACGTCCAGGAAGCTGCGCCCGCCGAGGCCCCGTCGGAAACGCCCGCGGCCGCGCACGCGGCATCGCCACGCACTGCCCGCACCATCTCCAGCATTGCCTGGTGGTGGGTCCATGACCCGGCACCCCGGGATGTCCGCCGTGGGGTCGAACCGGCCGTTCGTGCCCCTGCGACGGCGGGAGCACTTCCATGA
- a CDS encoding terpene synthase family protein: protein MNAIVDSRTSADLELPPKFVIPEMLSVIRPRIHTYYPVIKRLHAEWLYENYGKPEPGSLHGAIERMDSLYDAAVFPDGIPERIAHHASILTLIFQCDDLTISDPVRCEKIIAEDPDAHDARVMDALWQTIRRNAPSEAVYQRLRGRWTRWMQHLKVENAFRDNWLNEDMDSFLQVRLMSSGMQAYIAAIEYVQDIDVSDVIDDPDLKRAVDLVGWHCAITNDVYSYAAEYFTEDSVSAVRIMRNTRGLDAQQAITAVCEMLEGMYAELAGRIEKLHDRYAQHPLGERLHRYLDTYLLMVAGTLQWHIESPRYGGHGHLWNGLPMRHVDVALAFGDKMVGAGVPQQTPTGSVYVS from the coding sequence ATGAACGCCATCGTCGACAGCCGAACTTCCGCAGACCTGGAGCTTCCTCCCAAGTTCGTGATCCCGGAGATGCTGAGTGTCATCCGGCCGCGCATCCACACCTACTACCCGGTCATCAAGCGGCTGCACGCGGAATGGCTGTACGAGAACTATGGCAAGCCGGAGCCGGGCAGCCTGCACGGTGCCATCGAACGCATGGATTCGCTTTACGACGCCGCCGTATTCCCCGACGGCATCCCGGAGCGGATTGCGCACCATGCATCCATCCTGACCCTGATCTTCCAGTGCGACGACCTGACGATCAGTGATCCGGTCCGATGCGAAAAAATCATCGCCGAAGACCCGGACGCCCACGATGCGCGCGTCATGGATGCGCTGTGGCAGACCATCCGTCGCAATGCCCCCAGCGAAGCGGTCTACCAGCGGCTGCGCGGTCGCTGGACCCGCTGGATGCAGCACCTCAAGGTGGAGAACGCCTTTCGCGACAACTGGCTCAATGAGGACATGGACAGTTTCCTGCAGGTGCGCCTGATGTCCAGCGGCATGCAGGCGTACATCGCGGCCATCGAGTACGTGCAGGACATCGACGTGTCCGACGTGATCGACGACCCCGACCTGAAGCGCGCGGTGGACCTGGTGGGCTGGCACTGCGCCATCACGAACGACGTGTACTCCTACGCCGCCGAGTACTTCACCGAGGACAGCGTCAGTGCGGTGCGCATCATGCGCAACACCCGCGGTCTCGACGCCCAGCAGGCCATCACCGCCGTCTGCGAGATGCTGGAAGGGATGTACGCGGAGCTCGCAGGGCGGATCGAGAAACTGCACGATCGCTACGCCCAGCATCCACTGGGCGAGCGCCTGCATCGTTATCTGGACACCTACCTCCTGATGGTGGCCGGCACGCTGCAGTGGCACATCGAGTCGCCGCGCTACGGCGGGCACGGACACCTCTGGAACGGACTGCCCATGCGGCACGTGGACGTCGCCCTGGCGTTCGGCGACAAGATGGTGGGCGCTGGTGTTCCGCAGCAGACACCGACGGGGTCGGTCTACGTGTCGTAA
- a CDS encoding terpene synthase family protein produces the protein MVNPTPTPTMVQMPKLGSKVHLPDPGLVLKPLWHPRNDAVEAQLALDDRPYVLAHFRSEKATATYLGQRVPAYGGLCYPHAKPDRIYSIMRMMNAGTLMDDAFTPLELSADQRPRDALLHRYLDALEGIQPPADAPLPRLLFDTLPTIKAQLATKPRVWERMKAGIRSQLVRMADPLAYQMGTLTLPAYMDLRRDNAFGEYLAMLTEYALDVDMTDALAEDASLRAVRTAAMDAVILVNDFFSFRKEVPAQDSLNAMWVLMREEGLDLQAAVYRLAELCARNEQTLIRSRDEVLAGPLGQRPDVRAYVGELEYISSGNAEWCVITRRYHLSDQRFVSGEVTIAAAPTLDDIAAADARAA, from the coding sequence ATGGTCAACCCAACGCCCACCCCCACCATGGTCCAGATGCCCAAGCTGGGCAGCAAGGTGCATCTTCCCGACCCCGGCCTCGTGCTCAAGCCCCTCTGGCATCCCCGGAACGACGCCGTCGAAGCGCAGCTGGCGCTGGACGATCGACCCTATGTGCTGGCGCACTTCCGCAGCGAGAAGGCCACGGCCACCTACCTTGGGCAACGCGTCCCGGCTTACGGTGGCCTGTGCTATCCGCACGCGAAACCGGACCGCATCTATTCCATCATGCGCATGATGAATGCGGGGACCTTGATGGACGACGCCTTCACGCCCCTGGAGCTGAGCGCCGACCAGCGCCCCCGTGATGCGCTGCTGCATCGTTACCTCGACGCCCTGGAAGGCATCCAGCCCCCCGCCGACGCGCCGTTGCCGCGGCTCCTGTTCGACACGCTGCCGACCATCAAGGCGCAGTTGGCGACAAAGCCCCGCGTCTGGGAGCGCATGAAGGCCGGCATCCGCAGCCAGTTGGTCCGCATGGCCGATCCGCTGGCCTACCAGATGGGCACGCTGACACTGCCGGCCTACATGGACCTGCGCCGCGACAACGCGTTCGGCGAGTACCTGGCCATGCTGACCGAATACGCCCTGGACGTGGACATGACCGATGCGCTGGCCGAAGACGCGTCACTGCGGGCGGTCCGCACGGCAGCCATGGACGCGGTGATCCTGGTGAACGACTTCTTCTCCTTCCGCAAGGAGGTGCCGGCGCAGGACTCGCTCAACGCCATGTGGGTGCTGATGCGCGAGGAAGGCCTGGACCTCCAGGCGGCGGTCTACCGCCTGGCCGAGCTTTGTGCGCGCAACGAGCAGACGTTGATCCGGTCTCGCGACGAGGTGCTCGCCGGACCGCTCGGACAGCGCCCCGACGTGCGCGCCTACGTGGGCGAGCTGGAATACATCAGCTCAGGCAACGCGGAGTGGTGCGTCATCACGCGGCGCTACCACCTCTCGGACCAGCGCTTCGTTTCCGGCGAAGTGACCATCGCGGCAGCACCCACGCTGGACGACATCGCGGCGGCCGACGCACGCGCCGCCTGA